One Bradyrhizobium manausense DNA segment encodes these proteins:
- the clpS gene encoding ATP-dependent Clp protease adapter ClpS, translating to MSNDENRSGSPAGPNTSVITKVKPKTKRPNLYRVLILNDDYTPMEFVVHVLEKFFQKDVEAATKIMLHVHHHGIGECGVFTYEIAETKVTQVMDFARKHQHPLQCVMEKK from the coding sequence ATGAGCAATGACGAGAACCGTTCCGGAAGCCCGGCGGGTCCGAACACGTCTGTCATCACCAAGGTCAAACCGAAAACCAAGCGGCCGAACCTCTACCGTGTGCTGATCCTGAACGACGACTACACGCCGATGGAATTCGTCGTCCATGTGCTGGAGAAGTTCTTCCAGAAGGACGTCGAAGCAGCGACCAAGATCATGCTGCATGTCCACCATCACGGTATTGGCGAGTGCGGCGTGTTCACCTACGAGATTGCCGAGACCAAAGTGACGCAGGTGATGGATTTCGCCCGCAAGCATCAGCACCCGTTACAATGTGTGATGGAAAAGAAGTAG